The following DNA comes from Gloeocapsa sp. PCC 73106.
TAATCGGTGGGGATAATGTAAGTAGATTTGTACCCTTGTTGCTCGGCGAGAATTATTTCATTTTCATAATTCATCAAGACATTTCCTTGTCCCTGTTTATAGAACACATCGCTCGCTTCTCTTGCGTCTTTGGGTAATACGGGAGCGTTGTTTAAGACTTTTGCTACAAATTCTGTAGCTTGTGCTTCTGTTCCTCCTGATTGTGTTATAGAACCCCACAGGGCTAGGAAATTCCATCTTGCACCCCCGGAGGTTTTTGGATTAGCGGTAATGACTTTGATGTTATCGCCAGCTAAATCTGACCATTGATTAATTTTGATTGTGTCATCACGCGTAACTAAAGCAGCTACAGAACGATGGGCGATCGCTTCATTGGGGACTTCTTGTTCCCATCCTTCGTTAATTAACCCTGCTTTTTCGATTTTGTTTACGTCTAAAGCTAATGCTAGTGCTACTATATCGGCTTCTAAACCATCGATAACTGCTCGAGTTTGTGAACCCGATCCGCCGTAGCTTTGGTCAAAAGTTACGCTCTGACCCGTTTTTTCCTGCCAAAAATCGGTAAATTTGGGAATTATCTCCTCGTAAGCTTTCTGAGTGACTGCGTATGAGACTAGAGTCAGATTGACTGATTCAGTCTCAGCCAATTGAGGAGAACAAGCCGAAATGGTCCAACTTGCTGCTAGTCCCGTGAGCATCAGTGTCAGAAATTTTCGCATTTTATTTGTGAGCCAATTCATTGTCAAGTGATTTTAGATTGAATTTCAATACATCTTAGATTTAATCTTGTTTAAAGTCAAGCTCGAAAACTAAAATGGTTGGCCCATTATGTTAAGATTTGTAAAAGTACAGTTAGTTTCAATCAGTAGAACTTGTTTAAATTACCTAAACCAATCATTCGCTTCAAACAAGAAGAGCTCGACATCCAGGATTTATGCGGACTTTTGAAGATTTATGCACGTATGGGACAAAAAACCCTGTTTTACAGATTCTATACAAGAATAGATCAAGTCTTTTTGCTGTGGGGAATAATTACGGGTGTTATTTTTACAACGGCACACTTTTTCCCAATAAGCTGGCATTTTCAAGCGATATTGTGGTCTATTATCACCCTAGCCGGAAGTATGGGCATGACTTTTTTGACGCATTTCTGGGTGACTGTAGAGCAGTTGCGCTGGGTAGTGTATCTTTGGATAGGTTTAATGTTGATCGGTTTAGGAATTACCGATTTAGGGATTTTTGGCAGTGTTGGTGTTATCCTAATTAATCTCTGTCCTCTTTGGTTAGGATTAACAGCTATAGGTTATATAGTTATGGGATTGGGAATGAGTTCACAGACTTTTATTGTCAGTGGATTGTTACACTTTCTGGGTATAAAGATTTTACCCTACTTGGCTCAATGGCAATTTCTAATTACGGGTTTAATCATGACTAGTTGTCTTCTTTTATTAGCCGAGTTGCAGTGGGATATGAGACCTCCCATTGAATCACAATTTCTCACATCGGCAGAATTAGAATTTAACCGTCAACAAAACCAACTTCGTCAGTCATGAACTACGCACATCCGGCTACGCCTGATATGAGCGTTTCTGCCTCTTCACTTGCCCTAGTTGCTTCAATGAACCCGTATGCTTACGCTTACTGGTCTTTGAAGTAGAGCTAGAACATCCAAGGTTGT
Coding sequences within:
- a CDS encoding sulfate ABC transporter substrate-binding protein codes for the protein MNWLTNKMRKFLTLMLTGLAASWTISACSPQLAETESVNLTLVSYAVTQKAYEEIIPKFTDFWQEKTGQSVTFDQSYGGSGSQTRAVIDGLEADIVALALALDVNKIEKAGLINEGWEQEVPNEAIAHRSVAALVTRDDTIKINQWSDLAGDNIKVITANPKTSGGARWNFLALWGSITQSGGTEAQATEFVAKVLNNAPVLPKDAREASDVFYKQGQGNVLMNYENEIILAEQQGYKSTYIIPTDYNISIDNPVAVVDANVDKHGTREVAEAFVQFLFTPEAQTEFAKAGFRPVNTEVMKQFQAQYPEVKNLFTVKDLGGWNEIQSKFFDDGAVFDKMMSQK